The Chanodichthys erythropterus isolate Z2021 chromosome 12, ASM2448905v1, whole genome shotgun sequence genome contains a region encoding:
- the LOC137031946 gene encoding proto-oncogene vav-like isoform X3, producing the protein MELWRQCAGWLIQCRVLPENHRVTWDSAQVCDLAHALRDGVLLCQLLNNLLPQSVNLRQINLRPQMSQFLCLKNIRTFLCACQEKFGMKKNELFEAFDLFDVRDFAKVIDTLSILSQTPLALQRGFRPFPDEACVGDDDIYTGLSDQIDDTVEEDDDLYDCVEEDENEGDDIYEDLMRTEEPETQQKVEVDKRSCCLLEIRQTEEKYTNTLESILQHFLKPLQPFLRPVDVENIFINIHELANTHRSLHQELQESILNLGAENLYQIFIDYKERLLLYGRYCSQVEAATKHLDKITSTREDVKMKLEECSMRANSGRFSLRDLLMVPMQRVLKYHLLLQELMKHTVDQQDKENLRTALDAMRDLAQCVNEVKRDNEIIRQITTFQLCIENMSQSLALYGRPKIDGELKICSPEKKSKQDRYAFLFDKALLVCKKRSGESLELKELIELQHYQLRDEPSGEKDNKKWTHTFLLMDLYGQGGYDLYFKTRELKKKWLEQFEMALSNMCPENSSANGHDFQMHCFEETTSCKACQMLLRGIFYQGYRCTRCKMAAHKECLGRVPVCGRNSELSGTLKKGKTMRLASQRQTKPGLPKMEVCMDYYGLPPPPVAFGQPLPLTVGDVVELTRAEVDLQWWEGRNLTIGEVGWFPCSKVQPFLPASPPDLSALPWFAGNMDRAGAKTLLTSRSDGTFLVRQKDAGEYAISLKFNMDTRHIKVTYSEGLYRINEKKAFKGLYELVQYYQENSLRECFKDVDSRLQTPYKQPEQSAAPVHSNSRSAGGLVSC; encoded by the exons ATGGAGTTGTGGAGGCAGTGCGCCGGATGGCTGATTCAGTGCCGAGTGCTTCCTGAGAACCACAGAGTCACCTGGGATAGCGCACAG GTGTGTGATCTGGCCCATGCGCTGAGAGATGGAGTTTTACTCTGTCAGCTGCTCAATAACCTGCTGCCGCAGTCGGTCAACCTGCGACAGATCAACCTGCGACCCCAGATGTCTCAG TTCTTGTGTCTGAAGAACATCAGGACGTTCCTGTGTGCCTGTCAGGAGAAATTCGGCATGAAGAAAAATGAGCTTTTCGAGGCCTTTGACCTGTTCGATGTCCGGGACTTTGCGAAG GTGATCGACACGCTGTCCATCCTGTCGCAAACACCACTGGCTCTGCAGAGAGGATTCcg GCCGTTTCCAGATGAAGCTTGTGTTGGAGATGATGACATCTACACGGGCCTCTCAGACCAGATCGA TGATACGGTGGAGGAAGATGATGATCTTTATGACTGTGTGGAGGAAGATGAGAATGAAGGAGATGATATTTATGAAGATCTGATGAGGACAGAGGAACCAGAAAca CAGCAGAAAGTTGAAGTGGACAAAAGGAGCTGCTGTCTTCTggaaatcagacagacagaggagaaatacacaaacacactggaATCCATACttcag CACTTTCTGAAACCATTGCAGCCTTTCCTTCGGCCTGTGGACGTGGAGAACATCTTCATTAATATTCAc GAACTGGCCAACACCCATCGCTCTCTGCATCAGGAGCTGCAGGAGTCCATACTGAACTTAGGAGCCGAGAATCTCTATCAGATCTTCATTGACTACAAGGAGAG GCTGCTGCTGTACGGACGTTACTGCAGTCAGGTGGAAGCCGCCACCAAACACCTGGACAAAATCACCAGCACCAGAGAAGATGTGAAGATGAAACTGGAG gagTGTTCAATGAGAGCCAACAGTGGCAGATTTTCACTGCGAGATCTGCTGATGGTTCCCATGCAGAGAGTCCTGAAGTATCATCTGTTGCTTcag GAGCTCATGAAACATACAGTGGACCAACAAGACAAGGAAAACTTACGCACTGCACTGGatgccatgagg gatctGGCTCAGTGTGTGAACGAGGTGAAGAGAGATAATGAGATCATCCGTCAAATCACAACGTTTCAGCTGTGCATTGAGAACATG TCTCAGTCTCTGGCATTATACGGCCGTCCCAAAATAGATGGAGAACTCAAGATCTGCAGCCCAGAGAAGAAATCCAAACaggacag gtaCGCGTTCCTCTTCGACAAGGCTCTGTTAGTGTGTAAGAAGCGCAGCGGCGAGAGTCTGGAGCTGAAGGAGCTGATCGAACTTCAACATTACCAGCTGAGAGACGAACCATCAGGAGAGAAAGACAACAAGAAG TGGACACACACGTTCCTCCTGATGGATTTATACGGTCAAGGCGGCTACGATCTGTACTTTAAGACGCGTGAGCTGAAGAAGAAATGGCTGGAGCAGTTTGAGATGGCGCT gtCAAACATGTGTCCGGAGAACAGCTCTGCTAACGGTCATGACTTCCAGATGCACTGTTTTGAGGAGACCACCTCATGTAAAGCGTGTCAGATGCTCCTCAG gggcATCTTCTATCAGGGCTACCGCTGCACGCGCTGTAAGATGGCCGCTCATAAAGAGTGTCTGGGCCGAGTTCCTGTGTGCGGACGAAACTCTG AATTATCTGGAACGCTGAAGAAG GGTAAGACGATGAGGTTAGCATCTCAAAGACAGACTAAACCAG GTCTGCCCAAGATGGAGGTGTGTATGGACTACTACGGTCTCCCTCCGCCGCCGGTGGCGTTCGGCCAGCCGCTGCCGCTGACTGTGGGTGACGTGGTGGAGCTGACGCGAGCCGAGGTCGACCTGCAGTGGTGGGAG GGCAGGAATCTGACCATCGGCGAGGTCGGCTGGTTTCCCTGCAGTAAAGTCCAGCCGTTTCTACCG GCGTCACCTCCAGATTTATCAGCTCTGCCCTG gttcGCTGGTAACATGGACAGGGCCGGTGCTAAAACTCTGCTGACGTCTCGCTCCGACGGGACGTTTCTCGTGCGACAGAAAGATGCTGGAGAATACGCCATCAGCCTCAA GTTCAACATGGACACCAGACACATAAAGGTCACGTACTCAGAGGGACT